The following are encoded together in the Tamandua tetradactyla isolate mTamTet1 chromosome 14, mTamTet1.pri, whole genome shotgun sequence genome:
- the LOC143655362 gene encoding olfactory receptor 4K15-like — protein MHETNRSSVTEFVLLGLSSSKELQPFLFVIFLLLYTGILLGNFLIILSVTSDARLHTPMYFLLANLSFTDMCLASLTTPKMIGDFLLEHKTISFNYCLAQIFFLHLFGGGEMVLLISMAYDRYVAICKPLHYMTIMSRRMCIMLVIIQWCIGLIHTLSQLAFTVNLPFCGPNQVDSFFCDLPLVTKLACIDTYVISLIVVINSGFLSMGSFVLLVISYTVILITVRKRSSTSMVKARSTLTAHIMVVTLFFGPCIFIYAWPFSSYSVDKVLAMFYTIFTPILNPVIYTLRNKEMKSAMSKLKSRYVKPGQISAAFRNILSLEIN, from the coding sequence ATGCATGAGACAAATCGCTCTTCCGTGACAGAATTTGTGCTGCTGGGACTCTCTAGTTCTAAGGAGCTCCAGCCTTTCTTGTTTGTCATATTTTTACTACTTTACACTGGAATCCTGCTGGGAAACTTTCTCATCATCCTCAGTGTGACCTCAGATGCCCGCCTTCACACTCCCATGTACTTCCTGCTTGCAAATCTCTCTTTTACAGATATGTGTCTAGCCTCCTTGACTACCCCCAAAATGATTGGTGACTTTCTTCTAGAGCACAAGACTATTTCTTTCAATTACTGTCTTGCTCAGATTTTCTTCCTTCACCTATTTGGTGGCGGTGAGATGGTGCTTCTTATTTCTATGGCCTATGACCGTTATGTTGCCATTTGcaaacctctccactacatgacAATCATGAGCCGCCGCATGTGTATCATGTTGGTCATCATCCAATGGTGTATTGGCCTCATCCATACTCTTAGCCAGTTGGCCTTTACTGTTAACCTGCCTTTCTGTGGTCCCAATCAGGTGGATAGTTTTTTCTGTGACCTCCCTCTAGTGACCAAGCTGGCCTGCATAGACACATATGTCATCAGCCTAATAGTGGTCATAaacagtggttttctctctatgGGTTCCTTTGTCCTGCTGGTCATCTCCTACACTGTGATACTTATCACAGTCAGGAAACGCTCCTCCACCAGCATGGTGAAGGCTCGCTCCACGCTGACTGCCCACATCATGGTGGTCACTTTATTCTTTGGTCCATGTATCTTCATCTATGCATGGCCATTCAGTAGTTATTCAGTTGACAAGGTCCTTGCAATGTTCTACACCATCTTTACTCCCATTTTAAACCCAGTTATCTACACTCTAAGGAACAAGGAGATGAAGTCAGCTATGTCAAAACTGAAGAGCAGATACGTGAAACCTGGCCAGATTTCTGCAGCCTTTAGAAATATTCTTtccttagaaataaattaa